One Gossypium raimondii isolate GPD5lz chromosome 3, ASM2569854v1, whole genome shotgun sequence genomic window carries:
- the LOC105797280 gene encoding uncharacterized protein LOC105797280: MEGLTKLIGNISPMELDFECTDLSIWKEALSSYKSRIQSLNKPNLISLDEFYTHDLPSLLRQRNPNPFITTAELSRLMQWKLTRGKLRPRLLNFVSSLDDSSVQSVSQKAFLSLPDISKAISQLTVLKGVGPATASAVLAAYAPETAPFMSDEAMVAALGSSKDYSLKQYLLFVEKLQSKSKELSSMGDSFKPSDVERALWSSAVGIKLQSSQTAPDNKIKGSNKRKRKH, encoded by the exons ATGGAGGGATTAACTAAGTTGATAGGAAATATTTCCCCAATGGAACTGGATTTTGAGTGCACTGATTTGAGCATTTGGAAAGAAGCTCTCTCCTCCTACAAATCTCGAATCCAATCTCTAAACAAGCCTAATTTGATTTCTCTTGACGAATTTTACACCCACGATCTTCCCTCTCTTCTCCGCCAACGAAACCCTAACCCTTTCATTACCACCGCCGAACTCTCCCGCCTCATGCAGTGGAAGCTCACTCGCGGCAAATTGAGGCCTCGTTTGTTAAACTTCGTTTCCTCTTTGGACGACTCTTCTGTCCAATCCGTTTCTCAAAAGGCTTTCCTCTCCCTTCCCGACATCTCCAAAGCCATCTCCCAGCTTACGGTTTTGAAAGGAGTCGGCCCCGCTACTGCCTCCGCTGTTCTCGCCGCCTACGCTCCTGAAACGGCGCCATTTATGTCCGACGAG GCTATGGTGGCTGCGCTTGGAAGCTCCAAAGATTATTCGTTAAAACAATACTTGTTATTTGTGGAAAAACTACAGAGCAAATCTAAG GAACTAAGTTCAATGGGTGACTCCTTCAAACCTTCGGATGTAGAAAGGGCTTTGTGGAGTTCAGCTGTAGGCATAAAGTTGCAGTCTTCACAGACAGCTCCGGACAACAAGATCAAGGGAAGcaacaaaagaaagagaaaacattGA